The following coding sequences are from one SAR324 cluster bacterium window:
- a CDS encoding MoxR family ATPase: MTNLLLPVDPQAVVTELQAIGYVADEALATSAFLLLHLGRPLLLEGPSGVGKTELAQALATLCQTELIRLQCYEGLDVHSAVYEWNYQKQLLAIRLEEASGANHLDSKQAQIFSEEFLLERPLLSALRHSAKSPVLLIDEVDRADEEFEAFLLELLSVFQITIPELGTVQATHRPHVVLTSNRTRELSDALKRRCLYHWIGYPDAEQEQEIVRQRLPQVEEELARQTVQCVQSLRELPLSKSPGVAETLDWAQALLLLNRPHLDELTFERTMGCVLKSTEDQEQVRKRGLDNLLTAAVG, translated from the coding sequence ATGACTAACTTGCTTCTGCCTGTAGATCCTCAGGCAGTGGTCACAGAGCTTCAGGCTATCGGGTACGTAGCCGACGAAGCGCTGGCGACCTCAGCCTTTCTTCTATTACATCTGGGCCGACCATTGCTGTTAGAAGGCCCCTCTGGAGTTGGTAAGACAGAACTGGCCCAGGCACTAGCTACTTTGTGCCAGACGGAATTGATCCGTTTGCAGTGCTATGAAGGACTCGACGTGCACAGCGCTGTTTACGAGTGGAATTACCAGAAACAGCTATTGGCTATCCGACTGGAAGAAGCGAGTGGTGCCAATCATCTGGACAGCAAACAAGCACAAATTTTCAGTGAAGAATTCCTGTTGGAGCGACCACTGTTATCAGCTCTGCGTCACTCAGCGAAATCTCCCGTGTTGCTGATCGATGAGGTAGACCGGGCCGATGAGGAATTTGAAGCCTTTCTGCTAGAGTTGCTCTCTGTCTTTCAAATCACGATTCCAGAGTTGGGGACTGTGCAGGCGACTCACCGTCCTCATGTGGTGCTGACTTCGAATAGGACGCGTGAGTTGAGTGATGCACTCAAGAGGCGTTGTCTGTACCACTGGATTGGTTATCCAGATGCAGAGCAGGAGCAAGAGATTGTGCGTCAGCGATTACCTCAGGTAGAAGAAGAGTTGGCGCGTCAAACAGTGCAATGTGTTCAGTCTTTGCGGGAACTCCCACTGAGCAAATCACCAGGCGTCGCTGAGACCCTGGATTGGGCTCAGGCACTCCTGCTGCTCAATCGCCCACATCTTGATGAACTGACTTTTGAACGCACCATGGGATGTGTGCTGAAGTCGACAGAAGATCAGGAACAGGTACGCAAGCGAGGTCTGGACAATCTGTTGACCGCAGCCGTGGGATGA